A section of the Ovis canadensis isolate MfBH-ARS-UI-01 breed Bighorn chromosome 1, ARS-UI_OviCan_v2, whole genome shotgun sequence genome encodes:
- the GPR87 gene encoding G-protein coupled receptor 87, whose protein sequence is MGLNLTLAKLPDNELHGPGNHTPSNTSVGPGKNTTVHNEFDTIVLPGLYLVIFVASILLNGLAVWIFFHIRNKTSFIFYLKNIVVADLIMTLTFPFRIVHDAGLGPWYFKFILCRYSSVLFYANMYTSIVFLGLISIDRYLKVVKPFGDSRMYSITFTKVLSVCVWVLMAVLSLPNIILTNVQPTRENIHECTKLKSPLGVKWHNAITYVNSCLFVVVLVILIGCYIAISRYIHKSSRQFISQSSRKRKHNQSIRVVVAVFFTCFLPYHLCRIPFTFSHLDRLLDESAHKILYYCKEMTLFLSACNVCLDPIIYFFMCRSFSRRLFKKSNIRTRSESIRSLQSVRRSEVRIYYDYTDV, encoded by the exons ATGGGGCTCAACTTGACACTTGCAAAATTACCAG ATAATGAGCTGCATGGCCCAGGGAATCACACCCCAAGTAACACAAGCGTTGGACCCGGAAAGAACACCACCGTTCACAACGAATTCGACACTATCGTCTTGCCTGGGCTTTACCTCGTTATATTCGTGGCAAGCATCttgctgaatggtctagcagtatGGATCTTCTTTCACATTAGGAATAAAACCAGCTTCATATTTTATCTCAAAAACATAGTGGTTGCCGACCTCATAATGACACTGACGTTTCCATTTCGAATAGTCCACGATGCAGGACTTGGACCTTGGTACTTCAAGTTTATCCTCTGCAGATACTCTTCGGTTTTATTTTACGCCAACATGTATACTTCCATTGTGTTTCTTGGGCTAATAAGCATTGATCGCTACCTGAAGGTGGTAAAGCCATTTGGTGACTCTCGCATGTACAGCATAACCTTTACAAAGGTTTTATCTGTTTGTGTTTGGGTGCTCATGGCTGTCCTGTCCTTGCCAAACATCATTCTAACCAATGTCCAACCAACGAGGGAAAATATTCATGAGTGCACGAAACTTAAGAGTCCTTTGGGAGTGAAATGGCATAACGCCATCACTTACGTCAACAGCTGCTTGTTCGTGGTTGTGCTGGTGATACTGATCGGGTGTTACATTGCTATTTCCAGGTACATTCACAAATCCAGCAGGCAATTCATAAGCCAGTCAAGCCGAAAGCGAAAACACAACCAGAGCATTAGAGTGGTCGTGGCTGTGTTCTTTACCTGTTTTCTACCCTATCACTTGTGTAGGATTCCCTTTACTTTCAGTCACTTGGACAGACTTTTAGATGAGTCGGCACACAAAATCCTGTATTACTGCAAAGAAATGACACTTTTCCTGTCTGCGTGCAATGTGTGCCTGGACCCAATCATTTACTTTTTCATGTGTCGCTCATTTTCAAGAAGGCTATTCAAAAAATCAAACATCAGAACAAGGAGCGAAAGCATCCGATCACTACAGAGTGTTAGAAGATCCGAGGTCCGCATATACTATGATTATACTGACGTGTAG